The Brassica oleracea var. oleracea cultivar TO1000 chromosome C6, BOL, whole genome shotgun sequence genome includes a region encoding these proteins:
- the LOC106296663 gene encoding centromere protein X — MDANNAFDSDLIHAIFKHIWARRFRERERSDAIDATDAEVALGTSKKNRLASANANALKLSCELLKSFVSEAVQRAAIIAEAEGMDKIEASHLERILPQLLLDF, encoded by the exons ATGGACGCCAACAATGCTTTCGATTCT GATCTGATTCACGCCATTTTCAAGCACATTTGGGCCCGAAGATTTCGCG AAAGAGAGAGGAGTGATGCAATTGATGCTACAGACGCTGAG GTTGCTTTGGGAACATCCAAGAAGAACAGACTTGCTTCTG CCAACGCGAATGCTCTGAAACTTAGCTGTGAGCTTCTCAAGAGCTTTGTCTCAG AGGCTGTGCAGCGCGCGGCTATAATTGCGGAAGCTGAGGGGATGGATAAGATTGAAGCGAGTCATTTGGAGAGGATTCTTCCTCAGCTTCTTTTGGACTTTTAA
- the LOC106298287 gene encoding alpha-1,3/1,6-mannosyltransferase ALG2 has protein sequence MGMRKEGSKKMNIAIIHPDLGIGGAERLIVDAAVELASQGHKVHVFTSHHDKSRCFEETLSGIFQVTVYGSFLPRHIFYRLHAVCAYLRCLFVALCVLLGWSSFDVVLADQVSVVVPLLKLKRSSKVVFYCHFPDLLLAKHTTPLRRMYRKPIDFLEEQTTGMADMILVNSNFTASTFAKTFKRLHARGSRPAVLYPAVNVDQFIEPHAHKLNFLSINRFEKKKNIDLAVSAFAILCKHKQTLSDDVTLTVAGGYDERLKENVEYLEELKSLAEKEGVSNRVSFITSCSTAERNELLSSCLCVLYTPTDEHFGIVPLEAMAAYKPVIACNSGGPVETVKSGETGYLCEPSPEDFSSAMAKFVEDPELARRMGSEARKHVVESFSAKTFGEKLNQYLVDVVSSPKED, from the exons ATGGGAATGAGAAAAGAAGGTTCGAAGAAGATGAACATCGCCATCATACATCCAGATCTTGGAATCG GTGGAGCAGAGAGATTGATCGTCGATGCGGCGGTTGAGCTCGCCTCGCAGGGTCATAAAGTTCATGTATTCACCTCTCACCACGACAAATCTCGATGCTTCGAGGAAACTCTCTCTG GAATCTTTCAAGTAACGGTGTATGGTTCTTTCCTGCCACGTCACATCTTCTACCGTCTACACGCGGTGTGTGCTTACTTGAGATGCTTGTTCGTTGCTCTTTGTGTTCTCTTGGGATGGTCTTCCTTCGATGTTGTACTAGCTGACCAGGTCTCAGTCGTTGTCCCTTTGCTGAAACTCAAAAGATCATCAAAG GTTGTGTTCTACTGCCACTTCCCTGATCTCTTGTTAGCTAAGCATACAACTCCACTTAGGAGGATGTATCGTAAACCCATTGACTTTCTCGAAGAACAAACCACAGGAATGGCTGATATGATCCTTGTTAACAGCAACTTCACAGCGTCGACATTTGCAAAAACGTTTAAGCGTCTTCACGCGCGAGGAAGCCGCCCTGCTGTTCTTTACCCTGCAGTAAATGTCGATCAGTTCATTGAACCACACGCTCATAA GTTGAATTTTCTCTCCATAAACCGGTTTGAGAAGAAGAAGAACATCGATCTAGCTGTTTCAGCTTTTGCTATCTTATGCAAACATAAGCAAACTCTGAGTGATGATGTTACCCTCACCGTTGCTG GCGGATATGACGAAAGGCTGAAAGAGAATGTAGAGTACTTGGAGGAGCTCAAAAGCTTAGCGGAGAAAGAAGGAGTTTCTAACCGAGTAAGCTTCATCACATCTTGTTCAACAGCCGAAAGAAACGAGCTCCTCTCTTCCTGCTTGTGCGTCCTCTACACACCAACG GATGAGCATTTCGGTATAGTTCCATTAGAAGCAATGGCTGCGTACAAACCCGTGATAGCCTGCAACAGCGGTGGCCCCGTGGAGACGGTGAAGAGTGGAGAAACAGGGTATCTCTGTGAACCGAGTCCGGAAGATTTCAGTTCGGCGATGGCTAAGTTCGTCGAGGATCCTGAGCTGGCGAGGAGAATGGGAAGTGAAGCGAGGAAGCATGTGGTTGAGTCATTCTCTGCGAAGACGTTTGGAGAGAAGTTGAATCAGTATCTAGTTGATGTAGTATCAAGTCCTAAAGAAGACTGA
- the LOC106296662 gene encoding pathogen-related protein-like, with product MATREERDKYRSVLNDVGEVQWRYGHPPAFDLVNQLFEEGQTKVWPEGSLEETVQNAIKSWEMEFSHKIRLQDFKTINPDKFKLFVNGREGLSAEETLRLGSYNALLKTSLPGEFQYYKPEEESFESSHDAFRSALPRGFAFEILSVYSGPPNIAFKFRHWGYFEGDFKGHAPTGEMVQFLGLGVLKVDELLRAEEIEIYYDPGELFGGLLKGPPILETKTTDSGDNTAEKHSCPFTH from the exons ATGGCTACTAGGGAAGAGAGAGACAAGTATAGATCAGTCCTTAACGATGTAGGAGAGGTCCAATGGAGGTATGGTCACCCTCCAGCTTTTGATCTTGTGAACCAGCTCTTTGAAGAAGGCCAGACAAAG GTATGGCCAGAAGGGTCCTTGGAAGAGACGGTTCAAAACGCGATCAAGTCATGGGAGATGGAGTTCTCACACAAGATCCGTTTACAAGACTTCAAGACTATAAACCCTGATAAGTTTAAGCTCTTTGTCAATG GGAGAGAAGGATTATCGGCTGAAGAAACACTTAGGCTTGGGAGTTACAATGCTTTGCTCAAGACCTCTCTGCCTGGAGAGTTTCAGTACTATAAGCCAGAGGAAGAGAGCTTTGAGTCATCACATGACGCCTTTAGATCTGCTTTACCACGTGGGTTTGCTTTTGAGATACTTTCTGTGTACTCAGGGCCGCCTAATATAGCCTTCAAGTTTAGACACTGGGGATACTTTGAAGGAGATTTCAAAGGCCATGCTCCTACTGGGGAAATGGTTCAGTTCCTAGGCCTAGGAGTTCTAAAG GTTGATGAACTGCTTAGAGCAGAGGAGATTGAGATTTATTATGATCCAGGAGAGCTGTTCGGGGGACTGCTCAAGGGACCTCCTATATTAGAGACCAAAACCACAGACAGTGGAGACAACACTGCAGAGAAACACAGCTGTCCCTTCACACATTAA